A single region of the Sphaeramia orbicularis chromosome 6, fSphaOr1.1, whole genome shotgun sequence genome encodes:
- the tmem138 gene encoding transmembrane protein 138, with protein sequence MLQTGNYSLVLLIQLSLLVYDLFVNSFSELLRGAPVIQLVLFIIQDIAILFSVIIILLMMFNTYVFQVGLVSLLLERFRALLIFSALYLTLSICLHCWVLNLRWIQSDRFVWTDGLQALFVFQRTAAVLYYYLYKRTAEYMGDPRLYEDSLWLRDAFSRARQ encoded by the exons ATGCTCCAGACCGGCAACTACTCTCTTGTGTTATTGATCCAGCTATCACTGCTGGTCTATGACCTTTTTGTGAACTCCTTCAGTGAACTTCTAAGAGGAGCACCTGTCATCCAACTTGTGCTTTTCAT CATCCAGGACATTGCCATCTTGTTCAGTGTGATTATCATCCTGCTGATGATGTTCAACACATACGTGTTCCAGGTCGGCCTAGTGTCACTACTGCTGGAAAGATTCAGGGCTCTGTTGATCTTTTCAGCACTGTACCTGACTCTGAGCATCTGCCTCCACTGCTGGGTGCTG AATCTAAGATGGATTCAGTCAGACCGTTTTGTTTGGACAGATGGCCTTCAAGCTCTCTTTGTTTTCCAGAGAACAG CGGCAGTATTATATTACTACTTATATAAACGGACAGCAGAATATATGGGAGACCCAAGGCTGTATGAAGACTCTCTGTGGCTGCGTGATGCCTTCTCTAGAGCACGGCAGTAA